In Anas acuta chromosome 6, bAnaAcu1.1, whole genome shotgun sequence, the following are encoded in one genomic region:
- the LOC137859020 gene encoding uncharacterized protein: MSPRMATLIHTKAVTGSSCCALPCSEDVSEELSEEESGIARRAQRAALEVLEDALRKERVLMRNLKDVVVLAGEGQGGEGWVERYAMLTKKLLRSLVSQLQQAAFRKNPRRAGSYAYVKKNACDRTIYLCPLFWQAPSELEKDSQPGTLIHEASHFLGLHDITYATASFRAGGGGAAIWTERRVPLFEALRKALLNANSIEYEFEIVLRHRQPYRAGRYACCGETARNSVCENALPHGGLSCRAPESPAASRSTIGDTVRLSLLPARDAMRSCLQDMRRAAEATERCHRAAAVANVTGGVLGVTGGATAIAGLLLAPTALGTALLLSAVGFGVSLLGSLVGATATVSDSLGCLARKDGAEALLEEFGAQEEVFTGSREHVERARRLLEVLGKDESLDVILGVFRVVTGLGRSVLNGSSVARASAALAGASRAVSLAGTAAQLLLGLSLALDIFFVTKDSAHLSRGARAELAGSIRAAAGVLERDFSVIDEFCQKINLILEEQE, translated from the exons ATGTCCCCCCGGATGGCCACCCTCATCCACACCAAGGCGGTGACGGGCAGCTCGTGCTGCGCCCTGCCCTGCAGCGAGGACGTGTCGGAGGAGCTGAGCGAGGAGGAGAGCGGCATCGCGCGGAGAGCCCAGCGCGCGGcgctggaggtgctggaggacGCGCTGAGGAAGGAGCGGGTGCTGATGAGGAACCTGAAGGACGTGGTGGTGCTGGCCGGGGAGGGCCAGGGGGGCGAGGGCTGGGTGGAGCGCTACGCCATGCTCACCAAGAAGCTGCTGCGCAGCCTCGTCTCGCAGCTGCAGCAGGCGGCTTTCCGCAAAAACCCCCGCCGCGCCGGCTCCTACGCCTACGTCAAGAAGAACGCCTGCGACCGCACCATCTACCTCTGCCCCCTCTTCTGGCAGGCCCCCAGCGAGCTGGAGAAGGACTCGCAGCCCGGGACGCTCATCCACGAGGCATCGCACTTCCTGGGCTTGCACGACATCACCTACGCCACGGCCAGCTTtcgggccgggggcggcggcgcggccaTCTGGACCGAGCGGCGCGTGCCCCTCTTCGAGGCCCTGCGGAAAGCGCTGCTCAACGCCAACAGCATCGAGTACGAGTTCGAGATCGTGCTGAGGCACCGGCAGCCCTACCGGGCCGGGCGCTACGCCTGCTGCGGGGAGACGGCCAGGAACTCCGTCTGCGAGAACGCCCTGCCCCACGGGGGGCTCTCCTGCAGGGCCCCCGAGAG ccccgcagccagcCGGAGCACCATCGGGGACACGGTGCGGCTGTCCCTGCTGCCCGCCCGGGACGCCATgcggagctgcctgcaggacatGCGGCGCGCGGCGGAGGCCACGGAGCGGTGCCAccgggcggcggcggtggcCAACGTCACCggcggggtgctgggggtgacGGGGGGGGCCACAGCCAtcgcggggctgctgctggcccccaCGGCGCTGGGCACGGCGCTGCTGCTGTCGGCCGTGGGCTTCGGCGTCTCGCTGCTCGGGAGCCTCGTCGGTGCCACCGCCACCGTCAGCGACAGCCTGGGGTGCCTGGCGAGGAAGGACGGGGCGGAGGCGCTGCTGGAGGAGTTCGGGGCACAGGAGGAGGTGTTCACGGGCAGCCGGGAGCACGTGGAGAGGGCGCggaggctgctggaggtgctggggaaggacgAGAGCCTGGACGTCatcctgggggtgttcagggtGGTGACGGGGCTGGGGCGCAGCGTCCTCAACGGCAGCAGCGTGGCCAGGGCCAGCGCGGCGCTGGCTGGGGCCAGCCGTGCCGTGAGCCTCGCCGGGACAGCCGCACAGCTTCTCCTCGGCCTCTCCTTGGCCCTGGACATCTTTTTTGTCACCAAGGACTCGGCTCACCTGTCCCGCGGTGCACGGGCAGAGCTGGCGGGGAGCATCCGCGCGGCGGCAGGCGTGCTGGAGAGGGACTTCAGCGTCATCGACGAGTTCTGCCAGAAAATAAACCTCATTCTGGAGGAGCAGGAGTGA
- the CHPF gene encoding chondroitin sulfate synthase 2 encodes MRGAGRGGDTSDGGAGSARGSRPRSRSPRPRPCPRPGPVPAMRLSLLLSLLRPAGPVAIGVSLGFTLSLLSGTWVEEPCGAPPRTDARPRSAAAASASSSSASAAAGSPLGPVGGPQDGGRHNGNAARRPNAVPAGLGAESWEPRVVPYRPPSPGRAAKKAVRTRYISTELGMRQRLLVGVLTSKSTLGTLAVAVNRTLAHRLERLVYFTGTRGRKVPHGMTVVTHGDERPIWNMYQTVRYLLEHYVNDFDWFFLVQDDTYTEAHRINRLVAHLSIDTLLYLGRPEEFIGGDTDGRYCYGGFGFLLSRSLLLRLQPYLESCRNDILSSRPDEWLGRCIIDHTAVSCTEEHEGLLYQYFELGKNVNPEHETDLRFQSAFTVHPVLDPVQMYRLHKYFAQVELERTYLEIEQLQLEIQNASSLSADGDHSATWPVGIPPPFQPKTRFEVLRWDYFTEDQVYACVDGSPKCELQGVDLADVADVVATAMEELNRKYQPVLHVRKQQLVNGYRRFDPTRGMEYTLDLQVEVVTQKGHSRSVTKRVHLVRPLSEVEIIPMPYVTEASRINVILPLTAHDRDHAARFLETYAAAAFESNENAVLTFLFIYDPFEAQQVTQNDIFAPVKAQITEYERKYAGVKIPWISVKTDAPSQIKVMDIISKKHPVDTLFFVAGVGTEVTVDFLNRCRMNTINNWQVFFPIHFQGYNPAVAYHNQAPPPTLDLLRDAGRFDRDVFHEACFYNADYMAARTRMAGDVQENEDILETLDIYDMFIKYSNLHVFRAVEPALLQRYRHQACNPRLSEEIYHRCVQSSLEGVGSRSQLAMVLFEQEQGNST; translated from the exons atgcggggggcggggcgcgggggtGACACGTCGGACGGCGGCGCCGGCAGCGCCCGCGGGAGCCgcccccggtcccggtccccccgtccccgtccctgtccccgtcccggTCCCGTCCCCGCCATGcgcctgtccctgctgctgtcgCTGCTGCGCCCCGCGGGCCCGGTGGCCATCGGCGTGTCGCTGGGCTTCACGCTCAGCCTGCTCAGCGGCACCTGGGTGGAGGAGCCCTGCGGGGCCCCGCCGCGCACCGACGCCCGCCcgcgctccgccgccgccgcctcagcctcctcctcctccgcctcaGCCGCCGCCGGCTCGCCGCTGGGCCCCGTGGGCGGCCCGCAGGACGGCGGGAGGCACAACGGCAACGCGGCCCGCAGGCCCAACGCCGTGCCCGCGGGGCTGGGCGCAGAGAGCTGGGAGCCGCGCGTCGTGCCCTACAGGCCGCCCAGCCCCGGCAGGGCCGCCAAGAAGGCCGTCAG GACCCGGTACATCAGCACGGAGCTGGGGATGCGGCAGCGGCTGTTGGTGGGCGTGCTGACCTCCAAGAGCACGCTGGGCACGCTGGCGGTGGCCGTGAACCGCACGCTGGCCCACCGCCTGGAGCGCCTGGTGTACTTCACGGGCACGCGGGGCCGCAAGGTGCCCCACGGCATGACGGTGGTGACCCACGGCGACGAGCGGCCCATCTGGAACATGTACCAGACCGTCAGGTACCTGCTGGAGCACTACGTCAACGACTTCGACTGGTTCTTCCTGGTGCAGGATGACACCTACACCGAGGCGCACCGCATCAACCGCCTGGTCGCACACCTCAGCATCGACACCCTCCTCTACCTGGGCCGCCCCGAGGAGTTCATCGGCGGGGACACCGACGGGCGCTACTGCTACGGGGGCTTCGGGTTCCTGCTGTcccgcagcctcctcctgcGCCTGCAGCCCTACCTGGAGTCCTGCCGCAACGACATCCTCAGCTCCCGGCCCGACGAGTGGCTGGGGCGCTGCATCATCGACCACACGGCCGTCAGCTGCACCGAGGAGCACGAG GGCCTGCTTTACCAATACTTTGAGCTGGGGAAGAACGTGAACCCCGAGCACGAGACCGACCTCCGTTTCCAGAGCGCCTTCACCGTCCACCCTGTGCTGGATCCTGTCCAGATGTACCGGCTGCACAAGTACTTTGCCCAGGTGGAGCTGGAGAGGACGTACCTGGAGATTGAGCAGCTCCAG CTAGAAATCCAGAACGCCAGCAGCCTGTCTGCCGACGGGGACCACAGCGCCACATGGCCCGTGGGCATCCCTCCCCCTTTCCAGCCCAAAACCCGCTTCGAGGTCCTGCGCTGGGACTACTTCACGGAGGATCAGGTCTACGCCTGCGTGGACGGCTCCCCCAAGTGTGAGCTGCAGGGCGTGGACCTGGCGGACGTGGCCGACGTGGTGGCCACGGCCATGGAGGAGCTGAACCGCAAGTACCAGCCGGTGCTGCACGTCCgcaagcagcagctggtgaACGGGTACCGGCGCTTCGACCCCACGCGCGGCATGGAGTACACGCTGGACCTGCAGGTGGAGGTGGTCACGCAGAAGGGGCACAGCCGCTCCGTCACCAAGCGCGTGCACCTGGTGCGGCCCCTCAGCGAGGTGGAGATCATCCCCATGCCCTACGTGACGGAGGCCAGCCGCATCAACGTCATCCTGCCGCTCACGGCCCATGACCGCGACCACGCTGCGCGCTTCCTGGAGACCTACGCCGCAGCCGCCTTCGAGAGCAACGAGAACGCCGTGCTCACCTTCCTCTTCATCTATGACCCCTTCGAGGCCCAGCAGGTGACCCAGAATGACATCTTTGCCCCCGTGAAGGCACAGATCACCGAGTACGAGCGCAAGTACGCCGGGGTGAAAATCCCCTGGATCAGCGTGAAGACGGACGCCCCCTCCCAGATCAAGGTCATGGACATCATCTCCAAGAAGCACCCCGTGGACACGCTGTTCTTCGTGGCGGGCGTGGGCACGGAAGTCACCGTCGACTTCCTGAACCGCTGCCGGATGAACACCATCAACAACTGGCAGGTCTTCTTCCCCATCCACTTCCAGGGCTATAACCCCGCCGTCGCCTACCACAACCAGGCGCCTCCCCCCACGCTGGACCTGCTGCGGGACGCGGGGCGCTTCGACCGCGACGTCTTCCACGAGGCCTGCTTCTACAACGCCGACTACATGGCGGCGCGCACCCGCATGGCCGGCGACGTGCAGGAGAACGAGGACATCCTGGAGACCCTGGACATCTATGACATGTTCATCAAGTACTCCAACCTGCACGTCTTCCGCGCCGTggagcctgccctgctgcagcgcTACCGGCACCAGGCCTGCAACCCGCGGCTCAGCGAGGAGATCTACCACCGCTGCGtgcagagcagcctggaggGCGTCGGGTCCCGCTCCCAGCTCGCCATGGTGCTCTtcgagcaggagcaggggaacaGCACCTGA
- the TMEM198 gene encoding transmembrane protein 198 isoform X1, giving the protein MTATVQTLRFKLLPPHDTGQEWAHSCQQEIERRYQVVPSVVCAMCCLFGIIYCFFGYRCFKAVMFLTGLMFGSIIIFMLCYKERVLDTQLSVEASVGIGLGIGVLCGLVTMLVRSVGLFMVGLLLGLLLAVATLVVMEQFYHPPTVWIPIALLLGVGMLFAVLTLQWQRFFTTLSTAVFGSAIMTVTVDYFIELFLLVQYIYERIKVAPARPVCWYSWVILGVWPLLTTLGVLVQWKVTAEGYSHTEVIISRQQRRVQLMRIKQREDRKEKKKKRRPHHPPPHQHKAHPPEPAYRRKPNPVRRFDGDVLSPVSPAPRSYIQSFRERQTGPSLTSLMASSHAVVDLDYDCSSTVPLTTGSGPAVRV; this is encoded by the exons ATGACTGCAACCGTGCAGACGCTGCGCTTCAAGCTGCTGCCGCCGCACGACACGGGCCAGGAGTGGGCgcacagctgccagcaggagaTCGAGCGGCGCTACCAGGTGGTGCCCTCGGTGGTGTGCGCCATGTGCTGCCTCTTCGGCATCATCTACTGCTTCTTCG GGTACCGCTGCTTCAAGGCTGTCATGTTCCTGACGGGGCTGATGTTCGGctccatcatcatcttcatgcTGTGCTACAAGGAGCGGGTGCTGGACACGCAGCTGAGCGTGGAGGCGTCGGTGGGCATCGGGCTGGGCATCGGGGTGCTGTGCGGGCTGGTCACCATGCTGGTGCGCAGCGTCGGCCTCTTCatggtggggctgctgctggggctgctgctggcggtGGCCACGCTGGTGGTGATGGAGCAGTTCTACCACCCGCCCACCGTCTGGATCCCCATCGCGCTGCTGCTGGGCGTGGGGATGCTCTTCGCCGTGCTCACCCTGCAGTGGCAGCGCTTCTTCACCACCCTCTCCACCGCCGTCTTCGGCAGCGCCATCATGACCGTCACCGTCGACTACTTCATCGAGCTCTTCCTCCTGGTGCAGTACATCTACGAGCGCATCAAGGTGGCCCCCGCGCGCCCCGTGTGCTGGTACAGCTGGGTCATCCTGGGCGTCTGGCCGCTGCTCACCACGCTGGGCGTCCTGGTCCAGTGGAAGGTCACGGCCGAGGGCTACTCTCACACTGAAG TGATCATCAGCCGGCAGCAGCGCCGCGTGCAGCTGATGCGCATCAAGCAGCGGGAGGACcgaaaggagaagaagaagaagcgGCGGCCCCACCACCCGCCGCCCCACCAGCACAAGGCCCACCCGCCCGAGCCCGCCTACCGCCGCAAGCCCAACCCCGTGCGCCGCTTCGATGGGGACGTGCTCTCCCCAGTGAGTCCCGCACCCAGG AGCTACATCCAGAGTTTCCGGGAGCGGCAGACGGGCCCGTCCCTCACCAGCCTGATGGCCAGCTCCCACGCCGTGGTGGACCTGGACTATGACTGCAGCTCCACCGTGCCCCTCACCACGGGCTCCGGCCCCGCTGTGCGGGTATAA
- the TMEM198 gene encoding transmembrane protein 198 isoform X2 — translation MTATVQTLRFKLLPPHDTGQEWAHSCQQEIERRYQVVPSVVCAMCCLFGIIYCFFGYRCFKAVMFLTGLMFGSIIIFMLCYKERVLDTQLSVEASVGIGLGIGVLCGLVTMLVRSVGLFMVGLLLGLLLAVATLVVMEQFYHPPTVWIPIALLLGVGMLFAVLTLQWQRFFTTLSTAVFGSAIMTVTVDYFIELFLLVQYIYERIKVAPARPVCWYSWVILGVWPLLTTLGVLVQWKVTAEGYSHTEVIISRQQRRVQLMRIKQREDRKEKKKKRRPHHPPPHQHKAHPPEPAYRRKPNPVRRFDGDVLSPSYIQSFRERQTGPSLTSLMASSHAVVDLDYDCSSTVPLTTGSGPAVRV, via the exons ATGACTGCAACCGTGCAGACGCTGCGCTTCAAGCTGCTGCCGCCGCACGACACGGGCCAGGAGTGGGCgcacagctgccagcaggagaTCGAGCGGCGCTACCAGGTGGTGCCCTCGGTGGTGTGCGCCATGTGCTGCCTCTTCGGCATCATCTACTGCTTCTTCG GGTACCGCTGCTTCAAGGCTGTCATGTTCCTGACGGGGCTGATGTTCGGctccatcatcatcttcatgcTGTGCTACAAGGAGCGGGTGCTGGACACGCAGCTGAGCGTGGAGGCGTCGGTGGGCATCGGGCTGGGCATCGGGGTGCTGTGCGGGCTGGTCACCATGCTGGTGCGCAGCGTCGGCCTCTTCatggtggggctgctgctggggctgctgctggcggtGGCCACGCTGGTGGTGATGGAGCAGTTCTACCACCCGCCCACCGTCTGGATCCCCATCGCGCTGCTGCTGGGCGTGGGGATGCTCTTCGCCGTGCTCACCCTGCAGTGGCAGCGCTTCTTCACCACCCTCTCCACCGCCGTCTTCGGCAGCGCCATCATGACCGTCACCGTCGACTACTTCATCGAGCTCTTCCTCCTGGTGCAGTACATCTACGAGCGCATCAAGGTGGCCCCCGCGCGCCCCGTGTGCTGGTACAGCTGGGTCATCCTGGGCGTCTGGCCGCTGCTCACCACGCTGGGCGTCCTGGTCCAGTGGAAGGTCACGGCCGAGGGCTACTCTCACACTGAAG TGATCATCAGCCGGCAGCAGCGCCGCGTGCAGCTGATGCGCATCAAGCAGCGGGAGGACcgaaaggagaagaagaagaagcgGCGGCCCCACCACCCGCCGCCCCACCAGCACAAGGCCCACCCGCCCGAGCCCGCCTACCGCCGCAAGCCCAACCCCGTGCGCCGCTTCGATGGGGACGTGCTCTCCCCA AGCTACATCCAGAGTTTCCGGGAGCGGCAGACGGGCCCGTCCCTCACCAGCCTGATGGCCAGCTCCCACGCCGTGGTGGACCTGGACTATGACTGCAGCTCCACCGTGCCCCTCACCACGGGCTCCGGCCCCGCTGTGCGGGTATAA